Below is a genomic region from Echinicola rosea.
ATCGGGTAGTAGAAATAGAGGCTGAAAATGGAATAGTTCGCACTATTATTGAAGAAAGTAGTGATACATTTATCGACTATTCAGGAAAGAAATTCCGAAAAGACCTGAACGACGGTCAGCAAATCCTTTGGGCTTCTGAACGGGATGGATGGAGGCATTTATATTTATATGATGGAAATACCGGAAACGTAAACCGGCAAATCACCAGCGGAGAGTGGGTGGTCAGGGATGTACTGAAAGTGGATGAAAAGGAGCGCTTGGTATATTTTTTGGCCAGTGGTCGATCAGAAAATGAGGATCCTTACCACCTTCACCTGTGCAAAGTAAGTTTGGATGGAGGCAAGGTAATGCAGCTAACCACAGAAAATGCCCACCATCAGGTCACCCTTTCTTCGGACAATAATTATTTTGTGGATAACTTTTCCCGGCAGGATTTACCACCGGTCAGCCATATAAAGTCACTATCTACAGGAAAAACTGTCATGGAATTAGAAACAGCGGATATTGACAGGTTAGAACGTGCGGGGTGGAAAGCACCTGAAGTGTTCGCTGCCAAGGGTAGGGATGGATCGACGGATATTTGGGGACTTATCATCAAGCCAACGAACTTTGATCCCAATAAAAGCTACCCCATCGTGGAATACATTTATGCTGGTCCACACAGTTCCTTCGTCCCAAAATCCTTTGCGCCCAATTATCGAGGACTCCAAGAACTAGCGGAACTGGGTTTTATCGTAGTTCAAATTGACGGCATGGGGACCTCCAATCGCAGCAAGGCCTTTCATGATGTCTGCTGGAAAAACTTAAAAGATGCTGGATTTCCGGACCGGATCCGGTGGATACAGGCAGCCGCCCAAACCAGGCCATACATGGATGTGGATAAAGTAGGCATTTTTGGTACGTCGGCAGGTGGACAGAGTTCGACAGGAGCCTTGTTGTTTCATCCCGATTTTTATAAAGTGGGTGTATCTTCCTGCGGTTGCCATGACAATAGGATGGACAAGATATGGTGGAACGAACAGTGGATGGGGTATCCCATAGGAAAGCACTACGAAGAATGCTCCAATGTGGTCAATGCACATCGTCTTGAAGGAAAACTCATGCTCATCGTAGGCGAAGTGGACGACAATGTAGATCCATCTTCAACGTATCAGTTAGTTGACCAGCTGATCAAGCACGATAAGGATTTTGAATTTCTCATGGTTCCTGGTATGGGACATAGTTCGGGTGGAGCGTATGGGGAACATAAGAGGAGGGATTTCTTTGTAGAAAACCTCTTGGGAGTGGATCCACCAGCTTGGACAGCTTTTGATTAAATCCAGCAGGGATTAATTATATAGTCAAAGGGAGGGCCTGTCGGGAATCCATTGTTTGTAACCTTAAAAAATAGCCAGTGCGGAAGTTAATACTCCGCACTGGCTATTTTATTTTTGTCATATTTTAGTCTAAAAACCTCCAGCTTGTGCGATGGTCTTTAGATAGGGTTTCTCCTTTGATCCGTGCACGAATCAGTTCGATGGGAAGGGTATTTTGCGTCATGATGAAGTCATGGAATTCCTTTTCTGTCAAATTGCCATTATCCACCATCTCGGCCTTGAGGGCATAAAACTGCAACCCACCGACCATGTAGGCTATTTGGTAAAGGGGACCATAATTCCCTTCGAAGGATCTACGCACCTCAGCTTCGGCATTGGCGTATTCGTGGCCTACTTTATCCACAAGGAAATCAATGCATTCCTGCGGGGTCATGTTCCCTAAGTGGTAATTGAGCGAAAAGATGATCCGTGCACATCGGTGCATACGCCAAAAAAGCATGCCCACTTTATCTGCTGCATTTCTAGGAAAGTTTTTATCCCAAAGGTTTAGTTCCCAGTACAATGCCCATCCCTCAATCCAAAAAGGTGTATAGAACATCCTTCGGTAAGGCTTGTGACGCTGGTTCATAAAACCTTGCAGGTGGTGGCCCGGAATGATCTCATGCTGAACAGTGGCTCGGCTAAAGTGCGGGTTGTTACCACGCATGCTCATGAGTTTTTCAGCTTCGGTCATGGAACTGGTAGGGTAGGAGATGATGATCGCCTCTCCCCCCAGAAAAAAAGGATTGACTCTTTGGGCTTCAGGACTCATCATTTTGGTTCGCCAGGTTTCCTTGGCTAGATCAGGAATGGTGATCAGGTCATGCTTTTCTACGTATTCTGTGGCTTCCACGGCAAGGTCATAGACGTCACCGGGCCATTCACCGGCAGGGACATAGGTGTTTTTCACGTGCTCCAATGCGGCTTTCCAGTCCTCTCCATACCCAAGTTCCTGACTTGCTTTCAACATTTCCTTTTCACAATAGGCAAATTGCCGCTCGGCTTCATCGATAAGCTCTTGGGCGGTATAGGGAATCAATTCAAACTCAAGTTCTTTTTTAATCGCTTCCGCACCAATGGGCTTTCCGATGATACCACTGCCGTCATCCTTGACAATGGTATTTTCATAGTGGGCCTTTAGTGCTTTCTCATAGTCTTCCAGAGCAGCCGCCAATTGCTCCCAAGGCTTCTTTACCCACCATGTAAAATCAGGATCATAATCATAGTAAAACAGGTAGGCTTCTTCCATGGTGGCTTTAAGCTCTTTGATGATCTCAGCGGCCAAATCTGCCTTTTGCCAACTGGTATAGGGAGCTTGCTCCTGAAGTTGCCCCAGTTTCGATTGGACTGCTTTCTCGGCGGTGGTAAACTGCTTGGCGATGGCCTTGGCATCTGGTTTTTGGGCACTTCTCCTGAAAATATAAAATGCCTCCAAATCCTTTGCAAAATCCTTTACATCTGCCACTTCTTGATAGGCTGCAAATGCTTTTTCGTGAAAAAACTGCTGCTTTTGCAGGTAATTCTTGAAAGCGAGATAATCGATTTTTCCATCTTCACTAAGTG
It encodes:
- a CDS encoding S9 family peptidase, which codes for MKRTFILACFMFVSSYILAQGTLADYQRADSIKKAFEEVYHAPAHFEWVDDKEMLWYVMKTEKGQVYKKVNVKNKQKASLFDQEKMADQLSKILEVSIKPYALPISKVVVKEDAELLTFVAKDYHWEYNLVTETLSQKEPIKKRENGYWGNRWDDRNGDPVPSPDSSRHAFIQEHNVWIKDFSTDDVTQLTYDGAPGLYYAAHLQWSPDGEKLAAVKVRPTEVRQLTLISSSPDDQLQPKVETRDYPKPGDALPQKTPVLINLTNGQNHEVNQQLIPNQFTLTGIRWREDSRAFTFEYNQRGHQVYRVVEIEAENGIVRTIIEESSDTFIDYSGKKFRKDLNDGQQILWASERDGWRHLYLYDGNTGNVNRQITSGEWVVRDVLKVDEKERLVYFLASGRSENEDPYHLHLCKVSLDGGKVMQLTTENAHHQVTLSSDNNYFVDNFSRQDLPPVSHIKSLSTGKTVMELETADIDRLERAGWKAPEVFAAKGRDGSTDIWGLIIKPTNFDPNKSYPIVEYIYAGPHSSFVPKSFAPNYRGLQELAELGFIVVQIDGMGTSNRSKAFHDVCWKNLKDAGFPDRIRWIQAAAQTRPYMDVDKVGIFGTSAGGQSSTGALLFHPDFYKVGVSSCGCHDNRMDKIWWNEQWMGYPIGKHYEECSNVVNAHRLEGKLMLIVGEVDDNVDPSSTYQLVDQLIKHDKDFEFLMVPGMGHSSGGAYGEHKRRDFFVENLLGVDPPAWTAFD
- a CDS encoding DUF885 family protein, encoding MAQSSELYEPIKTFQADRSALSRKYSNPLTEEYFERFGRLYGDWLKKVQQLDYAALSEDGKIDYLAFKNYLQKQQFFHEKAFAAYQEVADVKDFAKDLEAFYIFRRSAQKPDAKAIAKQFTTAEKAVQSKLGQLQEQAPYTSWQKADLAAEIIKELKATMEEAYLFYYDYDPDFTWWVKKPWEQLAAALEDYEKALKAHYENTIVKDDGSGIIGKPIGAEAIKKELEFELIPYTAQELIDEAERQFAYCEKEMLKASQELGYGEDWKAALEHVKNTYVPAGEWPGDVYDLAVEATEYVEKHDLITIPDLAKETWRTKMMSPEAQRVNPFFLGGEAIIISYPTSSMTEAEKLMSMRGNNPHFSRATVQHEIIPGHHLQGFMNQRHKPYRRMFYTPFWIEGWALYWELNLWDKNFPRNAADKVGMLFWRMHRCARIIFSLNYHLGNMTPQECIDFLVDKVGHEYANAEAEVRRSFEGNYGPLYQIAYMVGGLQFYALKAEMVDNGNLTEKEFHDFIMTQNTLPIELIRARIKGETLSKDHRTSWRFLD